In the Variovorax sp. S12S4 genome, one interval contains:
- a CDS encoding TerC family protein yields MLELLTDPQVWIAFATLTALELVLGIDNIIFISILVDKLPPERREFARRVGLFMAMFMRIGLLLVLAWIVGLVNPLFSVLGKGISGRDLILILGGLFLIWKSTSEVHQSLEGGHEQKSSAVKATFAAVILQIMIIDLVFSLDSIITAVGMVDDVRVMIAAVIVSVLLMMLFASPIGRFVSNHPTIKMLALSFLVVVGVVLVAEGFGHHVPKGYVYFAMAFSLVVEMLNIRLRKKSDKAVELHPPHMPGD; encoded by the coding sequence ATGCTTGAACTCCTGACGGATCCCCAGGTCTGGATTGCCTTTGCCACCTTGACCGCGCTCGAGCTCGTGCTGGGCATCGACAACATCATCTTCATCTCCATCCTGGTCGACAAACTGCCGCCCGAAAGGCGCGAGTTCGCACGGCGGGTGGGGCTGTTCATGGCCATGTTCATGCGCATCGGGCTGCTGCTGGTGCTTGCGTGGATCGTGGGCCTGGTCAACCCGCTTTTCTCGGTGCTGGGCAAGGGCATTTCGGGGCGCGACCTGATCCTGATCCTGGGCGGGCTGTTCCTGATCTGGAAAAGCACGAGCGAGGTTCACCAGTCGCTGGAGGGCGGGCACGAGCAGAAATCGAGCGCGGTGAAGGCCACTTTTGCAGCGGTCATCCTGCAGATCATGATCATCGACCTGGTGTTCTCGCTCGACTCCATCATTACCGCGGTGGGCATGGTGGACGACGTGCGGGTGATGATCGCCGCGGTGATCGTGTCCGTGCTGCTCATGATGCTGTTCGCCAGCCCCATCGGCCGCTTCGTATCGAACCACCCCACCATCAAGATGCTGGCGCTGTCCTTCCTGGTGGTGGTGGGCGTGGTTCTCGTCGCGGAAGGTTTCGGGCACCACGTGCCCAAGGGCTACGTGTACTTCGCAATGGCCTTCTCGCTGGTCGTGGAAATGCTCAACATCAGGCTGCGCAAGAAGTCGGACAAGGCGGTGGAACTGCATCCGCCGCACATGCCCGGCGACTGA
- a CDS encoding VOC family protein, translating into MQPRVTVITLGVEDLERAVAFYRDGLGLSTAGIIGKEFENGAVAFFDLQHGLRLALWPRSSIAADTGLPLRAGGPLEFTLGHNVLSKAEVDAVMQQAAKAGAAVVKAAADTFYGGYAGYFTDPDGHLWEAVYNPQLLPEAGTD; encoded by the coding sequence ATGCAACCAAGAGTCACCGTCATCACCCTGGGGGTCGAAGACCTGGAAAGAGCCGTGGCGTTCTACCGCGACGGGCTGGGACTTTCCACTGCCGGCATCATCGGCAAGGAGTTCGAGAACGGCGCCGTCGCCTTCTTCGACCTGCAGCACGGGCTCAGGCTCGCGCTGTGGCCGCGCTCGAGCATTGCGGCCGATACCGGCCTTCCGCTGCGGGCAGGCGGGCCACTCGAATTCACCCTCGGGCACAACGTGCTGTCCAAGGCCGAAGTCGATGCTGTGATGCAGCAAGCCGCAAAGGCCGGCGCCGCCGTGGTGAAAGCGGCGGCCGACACTTTCTATGGCGGCTACGCCGGCTATTTCACCGACCCCGACGGCCACCTGTGGGAGGCCGTCTACAACCCCCAGTTGCTGCCCGAAGCGGGAACAGACTAG
- a CDS encoding dodecin, translating into MSNHVYKSLELTGSSPVSIEEAVQTAITKAHQTVRNIQWFTVTETRGHVVDGKIAHWQVTLKIGFTLE; encoded by the coding sequence ATGTCGAATCACGTTTACAAGTCGCTGGAGCTCACCGGCTCGTCCCCTGTCAGCATCGAGGAAGCGGTGCAGACCGCCATCACCAAGGCGCACCAGACGGTGCGCAACATCCAGTGGTTTACCGTGACCGAGACGCGCGGCCACGTGGTGGACGGCAAGATCGCGCACTGGCAGGTCACGCTGAAGATCGGCTTCACGCTGGAGTAG
- a CDS encoding tannase/feruloyl esterase family alpha/beta hydrolase, with protein MVQSVFSSYRPAWAALAAASLLAACGGGGGGGGGGGFPFVPPAPSPGGPAPSQARPGTLQSCTDLAGKAAFGSTVYTSVTSVAAGALTVAGASTPAPEHCLVQGQMNQRTSSVDGKTYAIGFEMRLPVNWNGRFFYQANGGLDGNVARATGSVGGGAPTTTALHMGFAVISSDAGHSGAQIPTFGIDPQARLDYGYNAVAQLTPMAKNLIAKAYGREADRSYFGGCSNGGRHAMVAAARFAGQYDGILAGNPGFNLPKAAVAQLYGVQQYARVTTANTPAGKPDLQTAFTPAEMSTVAEAVLARCDALDGAADGIVADVQACKQAFNLANDVPSCSGARTGSCLTATQKDVLGNIFAGARNSAATALYSSFPFDAGIKGADWRQWEFSNSQNLDTAALGFVFSTPPLAPSRPFGIDFALGFSMDADAPTIFASNAVYTESAMSFMTPPDPANLAALRDRGSKLMVYHGTSDAVFSSDDTTRWYEQLRAANGGDASGFARFFPVPGMNHCGGGPATDQFDMLTPLVAWVEQGKAPATVIARARGAGANVVNAELPASWSPTRTRPLCPYPKTAVYLGGPLESASSFACQ; from the coding sequence ATGGTTCAATCCGTGTTCTCTTCGTACCGCCCGGCATGGGCGGCTCTTGCCGCGGCGTCCCTGCTGGCGGCCTGCGGCGGAGGTGGTGGCGGGGGCGGCGGGGGTGGCTTTCCGTTCGTTCCGCCGGCGCCCTCTCCCGGCGGCCCCGCCCCTTCGCAAGCGCGCCCGGGCACGCTTCAGTCGTGCACCGATCTCGCCGGCAAGGCGGCGTTCGGCAGCACCGTGTACACCAGCGTGACTTCAGTGGCCGCGGGCGCGCTCACCGTGGCCGGCGCGAGCACGCCCGCGCCGGAGCACTGCCTCGTGCAGGGCCAGATGAACCAGCGCACCAGCAGCGTCGACGGCAAGACCTACGCCATCGGCTTCGAGATGCGCCTGCCGGTCAACTGGAACGGCCGGTTCTTCTACCAGGCCAACGGCGGGCTCGACGGCAACGTGGCGCGGGCCACGGGCAGCGTGGGCGGCGGTGCGCCCACCACCACGGCGCTGCACATGGGGTTTGCGGTCATCAGTTCCGACGCGGGGCACTCGGGCGCGCAGATACCGACCTTCGGCATCGACCCGCAGGCGCGGCTGGACTACGGCTACAACGCCGTTGCGCAGCTCACGCCCATGGCCAAGAACCTCATCGCCAAGGCCTACGGCCGCGAAGCCGACCGCTCCTACTTCGGAGGCTGCTCGAATGGCGGCCGCCACGCGATGGTGGCCGCGGCAAGGTTTGCCGGCCAGTACGACGGCATCCTGGCCGGCAACCCCGGCTTCAACCTGCCGAAGGCCGCGGTGGCCCAGCTTTACGGGGTACAGCAATACGCCCGGGTCACCACCGCCAACACACCGGCCGGCAAGCCCGACCTCCAGACCGCCTTCACGCCCGCGGAAATGAGCACCGTGGCCGAGGCGGTGCTTGCGCGCTGCGATGCGCTGGACGGCGCGGCCGACGGCATCGTTGCGGATGTGCAGGCGTGCAAGCAGGCCTTCAACCTCGCCAACGACGTGCCCTCGTGCAGCGGCGCGCGCACCGGCAGCTGCCTCACGGCCACGCAGAAGGACGTGCTCGGCAACATCTTTGCCGGCGCGCGAAACAGCGCGGCCACCGCGCTCTACAGCAGCTTTCCGTTCGACGCCGGCATCAAGGGGGCCGACTGGCGCCAGTGGGAGTTCTCCAACTCGCAGAACCTCGACACCGCCGCGCTCGGCTTCGTCTTCAGCACGCCGCCGCTGGCGCCGAGCCGCCCCTTCGGGATCGATTTCGCGCTCGGGTTCAGCATGGACGCCGACGCGCCGACCATCTTCGCGAGCAATGCGGTCTACACCGAATCGGCAATGTCGTTCATGACGCCGCCCGACCCCGCCAACCTGGCGGCGCTTCGCGATCGCGGCAGCAAGCTCATGGTCTATCACGGCACCAGCGATGCGGTGTTTTCGTCGGACGACACCACCCGCTGGTACGAGCAACTGCGCGCGGCCAACGGCGGCGACGCGTCGGGCTTTGCGCGCTTCTTTCCCGTGCCCGGCATGAACCATTGCGGCGGCGGTCCGGCCACGGACCAGTTCGACATGCTGACGCCGCTGGTAGCGTGGGTCGAACAGGGCAAGGCACCGGCCACCGTGATCGCCAGGGCTCGCGGAGCGGGCGCCAATGTGGTCAACGCCGAGCTGCCCGCCAGCTGGTCGCCCACCCGCACGCGGCCACTGTGCCCTTACCCGAAGACCGCGGTCTACCTGGGCGGTCCCCTCGAATCGGCCTCGAGCTTCGCCTGCCAGTAG